In a single window of the Rhodopirellula bahusiensis genome:
- a CDS encoding SPFH domain-containing protein, translated as MSLRRHKSWIGLAFSGLWILGGLYLAFLWFFCRVYVPEGHSLQLRYKGPLVLSASEAETNRLAGEGEIGVRAKMRGPGRHFYNPIYWQRNIVPDSVILPGEIGVVTCKVGDSLPKGEFLVEGDLDGPNQATQRGILRKVFGPGRYRANPYAFEFKVVKREVKRYGNQEKNSGWVEIPTGYVGVVTLQTNNDEAGLVKGVQSKVLQPGLYPINPNEQQIDVINVGYNESSIEVRKQVDTQGNPMHDEHGEPLATQDTGINFPSNDGFDIQLDFSAIWGVMPENAAQIVRVFGNLDAVEQKVIEPQSESICRNNGSKMGAIELLIGETREQFQTDVSEDFQSVLSEKEISMLYGLVRHIYIPKNVREPIQKGYVSDELKLTRDEETKTARIEADLREAERKVDLEAERVQVETERMRAGVLAEGGKKAKEIAAETERLIAQIDRETAELDAQRSVLLGRASAEAKQMAAEATADKFRLAVQAFGSPGAFNKWEFAEQLPTSLDLKMFYAGEGTLWTDLESVQPTLPLKAATK; from the coding sequence ATGAGCCTTCGACGTCATAAATCTTGGATTGGTTTGGCGTTCAGCGGTCTGTGGATCCTGGGCGGTTTGTACCTCGCGTTTCTTTGGTTCTTTTGCCGTGTTTATGTCCCTGAGGGGCATAGTTTGCAGCTCCGCTACAAAGGGCCGCTAGTGTTGTCGGCTTCCGAAGCGGAGACCAATCGATTGGCGGGTGAGGGCGAGATTGGTGTTCGTGCGAAAATGCGAGGGCCCGGTCGGCACTTCTACAACCCAATCTATTGGCAACGAAACATTGTGCCGGACTCCGTGATTCTGCCGGGCGAAATTGGAGTTGTGACCTGCAAGGTTGGCGACAGTTTGCCCAAGGGAGAGTTCTTAGTCGAAGGTGATTTGGACGGCCCCAACCAAGCGACTCAGCGTGGCATCCTACGAAAGGTGTTTGGTCCCGGTCGCTATCGTGCCAATCCCTATGCGTTTGAATTCAAAGTCGTGAAGCGTGAAGTGAAGCGGTACGGCAACCAAGAAAAGAACAGCGGTTGGGTTGAAATCCCAACGGGCTACGTGGGTGTTGTGACGCTGCAAACGAACAACGACGAAGCCGGTTTGGTGAAGGGGGTTCAGTCAAAGGTTTTGCAACCGGGACTGTATCCGATCAATCCGAACGAGCAGCAGATCGACGTCATCAATGTTGGCTACAACGAATCCAGCATCGAAGTCCGCAAGCAAGTCGATACTCAAGGCAATCCAATGCATGACGAGCATGGTGAACCCCTCGCGACGCAAGACACCGGGATCAACTTCCCCAGCAACGATGGTTTCGACATTCAGCTCGACTTCTCGGCGATCTGGGGTGTGATGCCCGAGAATGCGGCACAGATTGTTCGCGTGTTTGGCAACTTGGACGCTGTCGAGCAGAAGGTCATCGAGCCGCAGAGTGAAAGCATTTGTCGCAACAATGGTTCCAAGATGGGGGCGATTGAATTGCTGATCGGTGAGACTCGGGAGCAATTCCAAACCGATGTCAGCGAAGATTTCCAAAGCGTGCTGTCAGAGAAAGAAATCTCAATGCTGTACGGTTTGGTGCGGCACATTTACATCCCGAAGAACGTTCGTGAACCGATCCAGAAGGGATATGTCAGCGACGAGTTGAAGTTGACTCGTGACGAAGAAACGAAGACCGCGCGGATCGAGGCCGATTTGCGAGAAGCGGAACGCAAGGTCGACTTGGAAGCGGAACGCGTTCAGGTGGAAACCGAGCGAATGCGAGCTGGCGTGCTGGCCGAGGGTGGGAAGAAGGCGAAAGAAATTGCTGCGGAAACGGAGCGTTTGATTGCACAAATCGACCGCGAAACGGCAGAGTTGGACGCTCAACGTTCTGTTCTGCTGGGGCGTGCCTCGGCGGAAGCCAAGCAAATGGCGGCGGAAGCAACGGCTGACAAATTCCGTTTGGCGGTTCAGGCATTCGGATCGCCAGGAGCGTTCAATAAATGGGAATTCGCCGAGCAACTGCCGACCTCGCTGGACCTGAAAATGTTCTACGCCGGTGAAGGCACGCTTTGGACCGACCTGGAAAGTGTCCAGCCAACGCTGCCGTTGAAAGCAGCCACCAAGTAG
- a CDS encoding SPFH domain-containing protein, whose amino-acid sequence MRRLLRQGLIGTAGLGLLAAGLLGLIWFYMFCRIEVPSGHIAVLLRKTGGEIENSTEVVAEGDFDSFKGLQEKVLTEGRYFYNPWKWEWDIVPQVEIPENRLGVRIRLYGDDLGYGNLIAYEANQKGIAAEVLRPGRHQLNAVVYEAGEDVPRYRDNFIELVELHEPIVIPAGFKGVVTLLSAPPADDPNQLLVEEGKRGVQEKTLDPGVYYINPYVQRVNLVDCRSQRFNLSTGGEMGFPSRDGFWVRLDGRIEFRVDPERAAEVFVTYNDSGNDDGADARVEQEIIEKIILPNARSFCRLRGSDNSGRDFILGEKRLAFQKDFQQTLGETCRQQGIEIIQALVTRISPPQQIASPVRDRQIATQQAQQYVKEIEQQASEQQLKIEQEMVKRKEALVEVDREVIKLTTEAMRQQEVAVIEAEQRKKVAEVELAAAKDQSEAILAQGKAEAEVIGFENEAEAAGWVKSVEAYDGDGDAFARWVMLRKLAPSYRQMMVNTADSSLMNIFTEFSGETTKEKPQPAAEQADATNQDNSGETE is encoded by the coding sequence ATGCGTCGCCTGTTGCGACAAGGTCTGATTGGCACAGCTGGTCTCGGCCTGCTTGCCGCCGGACTGTTGGGGCTGATTTGGTTCTACATGTTCTGCCGAATCGAGGTGCCCAGCGGTCACATCGCGGTGCTGCTTCGAAAAACAGGTGGCGAAATTGAGAATTCGACGGAAGTCGTTGCGGAAGGTGACTTCGACAGTTTCAAAGGTTTGCAAGAAAAGGTTCTGACCGAGGGTCGGTACTTCTACAACCCATGGAAGTGGGAATGGGACATCGTTCCGCAGGTTGAAATTCCCGAGAACCGTTTGGGCGTCCGCATTCGTTTGTATGGAGACGATCTGGGCTACGGGAATTTGATTGCTTACGAAGCCAATCAAAAAGGAATCGCCGCCGAGGTGTTGCGTCCTGGTCGTCACCAGTTGAACGCGGTTGTCTACGAAGCGGGAGAAGATGTCCCTCGCTACCGAGACAACTTCATCGAGTTGGTGGAGTTGCACGAACCAATCGTGATCCCCGCCGGCTTCAAAGGTGTCGTGACGCTGTTGTCCGCTCCTCCCGCCGATGATCCAAATCAACTGCTAGTGGAAGAAGGCAAGCGTGGCGTCCAAGAGAAAACGTTGGACCCCGGCGTTTACTACATCAATCCCTATGTCCAACGTGTGAACTTGGTTGATTGTCGCAGCCAGCGGTTCAATCTTTCGACTGGTGGCGAAATGGGTTTCCCAAGTCGCGATGGGTTCTGGGTTCGTTTGGATGGCCGAATCGAGTTCCGGGTGGATCCAGAGCGAGCCGCAGAGGTCTTCGTGACCTACAACGATTCAGGCAACGATGACGGTGCCGACGCACGGGTCGAGCAAGAGATCATTGAAAAGATCATCCTGCCCAACGCACGATCTTTCTGTCGTCTTCGCGGGAGTGACAACTCTGGTCGTGATTTCATTTTGGGTGAGAAACGCTTGGCGTTTCAAAAGGACTTCCAACAAACGTTGGGTGAAACCTGTCGCCAGCAGGGCATCGAAATCATTCAGGCCCTCGTGACTCGTATCTCGCCACCTCAGCAAATCGCGTCACCGGTTCGTGATCGTCAAATCGCGACTCAGCAAGCTCAGCAATATGTCAAAGAAATTGAGCAGCAAGCCAGTGAGCAGCAACTGAAGATCGAACAAGAGATGGTCAAACGCAAAGAGGCGTTGGTCGAAGTCGATCGAGAGGTGATCAAGCTGACCACCGAAGCCATGCGGCAACAAGAAGTCGCGGTGATCGAAGCGGAACAAAGGAAAAAAGTCGCCGAAGTCGAATTGGCCGCGGCCAAGGATCAGTCCGAGGCGATCTTGGCCCAAGGCAAGGCCGAAGCCGAAGTCATCGGTTTCGAGAATGAAGCCGAAGCGGCTGGATGGGTGAAGTCGGTCGAAGCCTACGACGGCGATGGTGACGCGTTCGCCCGCTGGGTAATGCTTCGCAAACTGGCCCCGAGTTATCGACAAATGATGGTCAACACAGCGGACAGTTCGCTGATGAACATCTTCACCGAATTCAGCGGTGAGACAACCAAAGAAAAGCCTCAGCCAGCGGCTGAGCAAGCCGACGCAACGAATCAAGACAACTCGGGAGAAACAGAATGA
- the rho gene encoding transcription termination factor Rho has translation MAKKKRAPRGRGGFGSQNGGQGQGQGGGGQGGGGKSRSRRRRRGGGGGGGGNGGGNNGEPADFVSDAPLEEWDGILELHPNGYGFLRSPKNNYSRERTDPFVPGTMIEKFGLRQGLILKTMVQQAKRQQGPRVREILDVDGMSPDSYAEVSKFDELTPINPEQSLKLEHGKMPLTNRVIDLLAPLGKGQRALIVAPPRSGKTIMLQHIAEGISTNHPELTMMVLLIDERPEEVTDMRRSIKGGEVIASSLDMDIESHVRLSQLVIDRAKRLAEMGQDVFLMLDSITRLARAFNKWVGKSGRGGATGTGGLDIRAMDVPKKLFATARAFQEGGSLTIVGTCLVDTNSRMDEAIFQEFKGTGNMEVVLDRRLADRRVYPAIDISQSGTRREELLLDEETYETVSMLRRTLSEMHPVDAMEQLTKQLGRFDDNEGFLKLISGAKLA, from the coding sequence ATGGCGAAGAAAAAACGTGCCCCGCGTGGTCGAGGTGGTTTTGGTTCCCAAAATGGCGGTCAGGGCCAAGGCCAAGGTGGCGGCGGCCAGGGCGGCGGTGGAAAATCACGCTCACGACGTCGGCGCCGCGGTGGCGGTGGTGGCGGAGGCGGAAATGGTGGTGGCAACAATGGCGAACCAGCCGATTTCGTAAGTGATGCACCTCTCGAAGAGTGGGACGGCATCCTGGAATTGCACCCCAATGGCTACGGCTTTCTTCGAAGCCCAAAAAACAACTACTCACGCGAACGCACCGATCCGTTTGTGCCTGGCACAATGATCGAGAAATTTGGGCTTCGACAGGGCCTGATTCTCAAGACGATGGTGCAACAAGCCAAACGACAACAAGGACCTCGCGTTCGAGAGATCCTCGACGTCGATGGCATGTCACCCGATTCTTACGCCGAGGTGTCCAAGTTCGATGAACTGACGCCGATCAACCCCGAGCAATCGCTGAAGCTCGAACACGGCAAAATGCCTCTGACCAACCGGGTCATCGACCTGCTGGCTCCCCTGGGCAAAGGCCAACGTGCCTTGATCGTCGCACCGCCACGCAGCGGGAAAACGATCATGCTTCAACACATCGCCGAAGGCATCTCAACGAACCATCCCGAACTGACGATGATGGTTCTGTTGATCGACGAACGGCCCGAAGAAGTCACCGACATGCGTCGCAGCATCAAAGGCGGCGAAGTCATTGCCAGCAGCTTGGACATGGACATCGAAAGCCACGTTCGACTCAGCCAACTGGTCATCGACCGAGCCAAACGCTTGGCCGAGATGGGACAGGACGTCTTCTTGATGCTCGACTCCATCACTCGTTTGGCTCGTGCCTTCAACAAATGGGTTGGTAAATCCGGCCGCGGCGGTGCGACGGGAACCGGTGGTTTGGACATCCGAGCCATGGACGTTCCCAAGAAACTCTTCGCAACCGCACGTGCGTTCCAAGAAGGTGGCTCGCTCACCATCGTCGGCACCTGCTTGGTCGACACGAATTCGCGAATGGATGAGGCGATTTTCCAAGAGTTCAAGGGCACCGGTAACATGGAAGTCGTGCTGGACCGACGTTTGGCTGACCGCCGCGTCTATCCCGCGATCGACATCTCGCAATCCGGCACCCGCCGCGAAGAACTTTTGCTCGACGAAGAAACCTACGAAACGGTTTCCATGTTGCGTCGCACGCTCAGTGAAATGCACCCCGTCGATGCCATGGAACAATTGACCAAGCAACTTGGCCGATTTGATGACAATGAAGGCTTCCTGAAACTGATCTCCGGTGCGAAACTCGCCTGA
- a CDS encoding L-serine ammonia-lyase — protein sequence MRAAEAFLNELQEADLLQQVSRVQIDLYGSLALTGLGHQTDVALLMGLLGETPDQIDTETVPAKLASIRESQKLSLNGDHPIAFCESTDLIMHRRAVKGMHPNTMRFSAFKEGDLETPAIEATYLSIGGGFIVREGQTRTSQARCSSEVPYPFTSASELLQHCEQHRISINELALANELTFRSREEIREGLQRIWKVMRECVEKGCQTKGILPGGLNVERRAPDLYRKLTERGDPVNQDPLCVLDWVDLYALAVNEENAAGGRVVTAPTNGAAGIIPAVLHYLQRFCPDVTDETIERFLLTAAVIGSLYKRNASISGAEVGCQGEVGVACSMAAGALTDVLGGTPHQVEEAAEIGMEHNLGLTCDPIKGLVQVPCIERNAMGAVKAINASRLAMGGDGKHFVSLDRVIRVMKRTGADMSARYKETSRGGLAVNISEC from the coding sequence ATGCGAGCCGCGGAAGCGTTCCTGAACGAACTGCAAGAAGCCGACCTGCTGCAGCAAGTCTCGCGGGTCCAGATCGATCTTTATGGCTCCCTCGCACTGACCGGCCTGGGCCACCAAACCGATGTGGCGTTGCTGATGGGACTGCTCGGTGAAACTCCCGACCAAATCGACACCGAAACCGTTCCGGCAAAGCTCGCCTCGATTCGCGAATCCCAAAAGCTGTCACTCAACGGCGACCATCCAATCGCATTCTGCGAATCGACTGACCTGATCATGCATCGTCGAGCGGTCAAAGGAATGCATCCTAACACGATGCGTTTTTCTGCGTTCAAGGAAGGCGATCTTGAAACGCCTGCCATCGAAGCAACTTACCTATCGATCGGTGGCGGCTTCATCGTTCGCGAAGGACAAACCCGAACATCGCAGGCGAGGTGCTCTTCCGAAGTGCCCTACCCTTTCACATCTGCCAGCGAGCTGCTGCAACACTGCGAACAGCATCGCATCTCGATCAATGAACTGGCGTTGGCGAACGAGTTGACCTTTCGATCCCGCGAAGAAATTCGTGAGGGGCTTCAGCGGATTTGGAAGGTCATGCGGGAGTGCGTTGAAAAGGGATGCCAAACCAAGGGCATCTTGCCCGGCGGATTAAATGTCGAGCGCCGCGCACCAGACCTGTATCGGAAATTGACCGAGCGCGGCGATCCAGTCAACCAAGACCCTTTGTGTGTTCTGGACTGGGTCGACTTGTACGCACTGGCAGTCAACGAAGAAAACGCGGCAGGCGGGCGTGTCGTGACCGCGCCCACCAACGGTGCCGCCGGAATCATTCCCGCCGTGCTGCATTACCTTCAACGTTTCTGCCCCGATGTCACCGACGAAACGATCGAACGCTTCCTGCTAACGGCCGCCGTGATTGGATCGCTCTACAAACGAAACGCGTCCATCTCCGGTGCAGAAGTTGGTTGCCAAGGCGAAGTCGGCGTGGCCTGCTCGATGGCCGCGGGAGCTCTCACCGATGTGCTGGGCGGAACACCCCATCAAGTCGAAGAGGCCGCCGAGATCGGGATGGAGCACAACCTCGGCCTGACCTGCGATCCCATCAAAGGACTGGTCCAAGTCCCCTGCATCGAACGCAACGCGATGGGTGCGGTGAAAGCCATCAACGCGAGCCGATTGGCGATGGGTGGTGATGGCAAACATTTCGTTTCCCTGGACCGTGTCATCCGCGTGATGAAACGCACCGGAGCCGACATGTCCGCTCGCTACAAAGAAACCTCGCGAGGCGGCCTGGCCGTGAACATCAGCGAATGCTAG
- a CDS encoding Gfo/Idh/MocA family protein, with product MSDGKVKMAMVGLGFGSEFISIYQAHPDADVVAICRRNETELNKAGDQFGIDRRYTDYDAVLADPEVECVHINSPIADHAWMSLKALDAGKHVMCTVPMATTIEECQQICEKVKETGLKYMMAETVVYSREFLFIKEMYEKGELGKIQHLAASHPQDMDGWPSYWEEMIPMHYATHVVSPCLGLTNALAESVSCFGSGTVREDIAEKSGSPFAVESCHIKLKDSDITAHIWRFLYDVARQYRESFDVYGTKRSFEWTLIEDEPHVLHTAKKPENEIPEKIEIPDFAHLLPEPIQRFTLPAEIHDADHLSFVQGGGHGGSHPHMVHEFVSAVKEGRDPWPNAPTAANWTCTGLCAHQSAMKGGELVRLPDFS from the coding sequence ATGAGTGATGGCAAAGTGAAGATGGCAATGGTCGGCTTGGGCTTCGGGTCGGAGTTCATTTCGATCTATCAAGCTCACCCGGACGCTGACGTCGTGGCGATTTGCCGACGCAACGAAACGGAGCTGAACAAAGCGGGCGATCAGTTTGGAATCGATCGCCGCTACACCGACTACGACGCGGTATTGGCCGATCCCGAAGTCGAATGCGTGCACATCAACAGCCCCATCGCGGACCACGCGTGGATGTCGCTGAAGGCCCTCGATGCCGGAAAGCACGTGATGTGCACCGTGCCGATGGCAACAACCATCGAAGAGTGCCAACAGATCTGCGAGAAAGTCAAAGAGACCGGCTTGAAGTACATGATGGCGGAAACCGTCGTCTACAGCCGCGAATTCCTCTTCATCAAAGAGATGTATGAGAAAGGTGAACTCGGAAAAATCCAACACCTCGCCGCATCGCACCCACAAGACATGGACGGATGGCCGAGCTACTGGGAAGAAATGATCCCAATGCATTACGCCACCCACGTGGTCAGCCCTTGCCTCGGACTGACGAACGCTTTGGCTGAATCGGTCAGTTGCTTCGGATCCGGAACCGTTCGCGAAGACATCGCCGAGAAGTCAGGCAGCCCTTTCGCCGTGGAAAGCTGCCACATCAAACTCAAGGACAGCGACATCACGGCTCACATCTGGCGATTCCTGTACGACGTCGCCCGCCAATACCGCGAGAGCTTCGATGTTTACGGAACCAAACGCAGCTTTGAGTGGACGTTGATTGAAGACGAACCTCACGTCTTGCACACGGCCAAGAAACCTGAGAACGAAATCCCTGAGAAGATCGAGATCCCTGACTTCGCTCACCTGTTGCCGGAACCGATCCAACGCTTCACGTTGCCTGCTGAAATCCACGACGCCGATCACCTGTCGTTTGTCCAGGGCGGCGGTCACGGCGGATCACACCCACACATGGTGCACGAATTCGTCTCCGCTGTGAAAGAAGGCCGCGACCCGTGGCCAAACGCTCCAACCGCGGCCAACTGGACCTGCACTGGCTTGTGTGCCCATCAATCAGCCATGAAGGGCGGCGAACTGGTTCGCCTCCCCGACTTCAGCTGA
- a CDS encoding endonuclease/exonuclease/phosphatase family protein — protein MLLLGSLDARSAKAAESFAAMTYNVRYLNAHDREDLWSMRRSKVVETIASADVVGLQEVTVQQLHDIQEGTSDWTWYGVGRDDGKEGGEFAPIGYRHGRFEAMDHGTLWLSDTPTVAGSKGWDAALPRTMTWMVLRRKSDRAEFLVINSHFDHRGQRAREESGALVAAEVDQRAKNLPVIVMGDFNATTESAPLKAMRSGKSVSLLDARDTVEGKPTGPTGTWNGFKSIQPDRRIDHVLVDDRVIVQKYETLDPRTEAGRFASDHLPIAIQVDLK, from the coding sequence TTGCTTCTGCTGGGAAGCCTTGATGCTAGATCCGCGAAAGCTGCTGAATCGTTTGCTGCGATGACGTACAACGTTCGCTATTTGAATGCTCATGATCGCGAAGATCTTTGGTCGATGCGGCGTTCAAAAGTGGTCGAGACCATCGCGTCTGCGGATGTGGTTGGACTTCAAGAAGTCACAGTGCAGCAGTTGCACGACATCCAAGAAGGCACATCCGATTGGACTTGGTACGGCGTTGGACGTGACGATGGAAAGGAAGGCGGTGAGTTCGCTCCCATTGGATACCGGCACGGTCGATTCGAAGCGATGGACCACGGCACGCTTTGGCTGTCGGACACACCCACGGTCGCGGGTTCGAAAGGTTGGGACGCGGCGCTGCCTCGAACAATGACTTGGATGGTGCTGCGTCGCAAATCGGATCGAGCCGAGTTCTTGGTTATCAACTCGCACTTCGATCACCGAGGCCAGCGTGCTCGGGAAGAATCCGGTGCTTTAGTCGCCGCGGAGGTGGATCAGCGAGCGAAGAATTTGCCCGTGATCGTGATGGGCGACTTCAATGCGACGACCGAGTCCGCACCATTGAAAGCGATGCGATCTGGGAAATCGGTGTCGCTACTGGACGCTCGTGACACGGTCGAAGGGAAGCCAACAGGACCCACCGGAACGTGGAACGGATTCAAATCCATTCAGCCTGATCGACGAATCGATCACGTGCTGGTCGACGATCGAGTGATCGTTCAGAAGTACGAAACGCTGGACCCGCGGACGGAGGCCGGCCGATTCGCGAGCGATCACTTGCCAATCGCCATTCAGGTTGACTTGAAGTAG
- a CDS encoding L-fucose/L-arabinose isomerase family protein codes for MADQTMPATITLIASGDLRDSANQVCWEAQKDMESRLIAAIESLDHQVIRGHEFDEARGHGFIRSQRQGMDVFRSIDPDAPLVVAEAVWQYSHHILAGLTTHRGPILTVANWSGQWPGLVGLLNLNGSLTKAGIQYSSLWSEEFADELFLKKLKSWLDTGSVAHDMGHVTPFEIASCDANTRAISLGIAETLQREKAILGVFDEGCMGMFNAIIPDHLLHATGVFKERLSQSALYHESQQVSDEEAQAVRDWLDQAGMKFHTGPNHETDLTDAQILGQCRVYIAAMRIADDFGCDAIGIQYQQGLKDLLPASDLVEGMLNDSVRPPVLSRDGSRELYAGGPLTHFNEVDECAGLDGLITNRVHQALGQPVENTLHDLRWSDRDASGTTDEEVWVLEISGAVPASHFKNGWADAEGFRQPPMYFPSGGSTIRGVSKPGEVVWSRIFVADDRLHMDVGRATSIELPAEETQRRWDSTTPQWPIMHAVLHGASRDEMMARHKANHIQVAYANSAEEADLAMRTKASVANQLGMVVSYCGVRPDAH; via the coding sequence TTGGCTGACCAAACGATGCCTGCAACCATCACATTGATTGCCTCCGGTGACCTACGAGATTCCGCGAACCAAGTTTGTTGGGAGGCTCAAAAAGACATGGAGTCGCGGTTGATCGCGGCAATTGAATCGTTGGACCACCAAGTCATTCGCGGGCATGAGTTTGATGAAGCTCGCGGCCATGGTTTCATCCGGTCGCAACGACAAGGCATGGATGTCTTCCGATCCATTGATCCGGATGCTCCTCTGGTTGTTGCCGAAGCGGTTTGGCAATACTCACATCATATCCTGGCCGGATTGACCACTCATCGCGGGCCGATTTTGACCGTGGCGAATTGGTCGGGGCAATGGCCTGGTTTGGTGGGACTGTTGAATCTCAACGGATCGCTCACCAAAGCGGGAATCCAGTACAGTTCGCTATGGAGTGAGGAATTCGCGGATGAGTTGTTCTTGAAGAAACTGAAGAGTTGGTTGGACACAGGGTCCGTTGCTCATGACATGGGGCACGTGACGCCATTTGAGATTGCCAGCTGTGATGCGAACACGCGAGCCATCTCGCTTGGGATTGCAGAGACGCTGCAGCGAGAAAAAGCGATCTTGGGTGTGTTCGACGAAGGATGCATGGGAATGTTCAACGCCATCATCCCTGATCACTTGCTGCATGCGACGGGAGTCTTCAAAGAACGCCTTAGCCAATCGGCGCTGTACCACGAGTCGCAGCAAGTGAGTGATGAAGAAGCCCAGGCCGTGCGAGATTGGTTGGATCAAGCGGGCATGAAGTTTCATACGGGCCCCAACCACGAAACCGATCTCACCGACGCACAGATCCTTGGGCAATGCCGTGTTTATATCGCAGCGATGCGAATCGCGGATGACTTTGGGTGCGATGCGATCGGAATCCAGTACCAGCAAGGACTGAAAGACTTGCTTCCCGCCAGTGACTTGGTCGAAGGCATGCTCAATGATTCGGTTCGTCCGCCGGTTTTGTCACGCGATGGTTCGCGAGAGTTGTATGCGGGCGGTCCATTGACTCACTTCAACGAAGTCGATGAGTGCGCAGGACTGGACGGGCTGATCACCAATCGGGTTCACCAAGCACTTGGGCAACCGGTCGAGAACACACTGCATGATTTGCGTTGGTCAGATCGCGATGCGAGTGGCACGACGGACGAAGAAGTTTGGGTGCTAGAAATCAGCGGTGCGGTCCCCGCCTCTCACTTCAAAAATGGTTGGGCGGATGCCGAAGGGTTCCGGCAACCACCGATGTATTTCCCCTCGGGCGGAAGCACGATTCGAGGGGTCTCCAAGCCAGGTGAAGTCGTTTGGTCGCGAATTTTTGTTGCCGACGATCGGTTGCACATGGATGTGGGGCGAGCGACGTCGATTGAATTGCCAGCCGAAGAAACGCAGCGACGCTGGGATTCGACGACGCCACAGTGGCCAATCATGCACGCGGTTCTCCATGGTGCTTCTCGCGATGAGATGATGGCACGTCACAAGGCGAACCATATCCAGGTCGCTTACGCCAATTCGGCGGAGGAAGCCGATCTGGCGATGAGGACAAAGGCCTCCGTTGCCAATCAACTCGGCATGGTTGTCAGCTATTGCGGCGTTCGTCCAGACGCTCACTGA